The following are encoded together in the Citrobacter arsenatis genome:
- a CDS encoding protein-glutamate methylesterase/protein-glutamine glutaminase: protein MSKIRVLSVDDSALMRQIMTEIINSHSDMEMVATAPDPLVARDLIKKYNPDVLTLDVEMPRMDGLDFLEKLMRLRPMPVVMVSSLTGKGSEVTLRALELGAIDFVTKPQLGIREGMLAYSEMIAEKIRTASRAKLAAHKPMAAPTTLKAGPLLSSEKLLVIGASTGGTEAIRHVLQPLPLSSPGILITQHMPPGFTRSFAERLNKLCQITVKEAEDGERVLPGHAYIAPGDKHMELARSGANYQIKIHDGPPVNRHRPSVDVLFHSVAKHAGRNAVGVILTGMGNDGAAGMLAMNQAGAWTIAQNEASCVVFGMPREAINMGGVSEVVDLSQVSQQMLAKISAGQAIRI from the coding sequence ATGAGTAAAATCAGGGTGTTGTCGGTTGATGATTCTGCATTGATGCGTCAAATCATGACCGAGATTATTAACAGCCACAGTGATATGGAAATGGTGGCGACGGCGCCAGATCCGTTGGTCGCCCGGGATTTAATCAAAAAATACAATCCCGACGTTCTGACGCTGGATGTGGAAATGCCGCGTATGGACGGCCTCGACTTTCTTGAAAAGTTGATGCGCTTGCGTCCGATGCCGGTCGTTATGGTTTCTTCACTGACCGGTAAAGGTTCAGAGGTCACGCTGCGAGCGCTGGAGTTGGGGGCGATTGATTTTGTCACCAAACCACAACTGGGGATCCGTGAAGGGATGCTGGCCTACAGCGAAATGATCGCGGAGAAGATTCGCACCGCATCGCGAGCAAAACTGGCAGCCCATAAACCCATGGCAGCACCGACGACCTTGAAAGCGGGGCCGTTACTCAGTTCGGAAAAACTGCTGGTGATTGGCGCGTCAACCGGAGGAACAGAAGCAATTCGCCATGTACTCCAGCCATTGCCGCTTTCAAGTCCCGGTATTCTGATTACCCAGCATATGCCGCCAGGCTTTACCCGCTCGTTCGCGGAACGTCTGAACAAACTGTGTCAGATAACCGTGAAAGAGGCAGAAGACGGGGAGCGTGTGCTTCCAGGACATGCGTATATCGCCCCTGGCGACAAGCATATGGAACTGGCGCGCAGCGGGGCGAACTACCAGATCAAAATTCATGATGGTCCGCCGGTTAACCGGCATCGGCCTTCAGTCGATGTGCTGTTCCATTCGGTGGCAAAACACGCGGGGCGTAATGCCGTGGGAGTGATCCTGACAGGTATGGGCAACGATGGTGCCGCCGGAATGTTAGCAATGAACCAGGCAGGTGCCTGGACCATTGCGCAAAACGAAGCAAGTTGTGTGGTGTTCGGCATGCCGCGCGAGGCCATCAATATGGGTGGCGTAAGCGAAGTGGTCGATCTTAGCCAGGTAAGCCAGCAAATGTTGGCGAAAATCAGTGCCGGACAGGCAATACGTATTTGA
- the flhA gene encoding flagellar biosynthesis protein FlhA, translating into MANLVAMLRLPSNLKSTQWQILAGPILILLILSMMVLPLPAFVLDLLFTFNIALSIMVLLVAMFTQRTLEFAAFPTILLFTTLLRLALNVASTRIILMEGHTGAAAAGKVVEAFGHFLVGGNFAIGIVVFVILVIINFMVITKGAGRIAEVGARFVLDGMPGKQMAIDADLNAGLIGEDEAKKRRSEVTQEADFYGSMDGASKFVRGDAIAGILIMVINVVGGLLVGVLQHGMSMGSAAESYTLLTIGDGLVAQIPALVISTAAGVIVTRVSTDQDVGEQMVTQLFSNPSVMLLSAAVLGLLGLVPGMPNLVFLMFTAALLGLAWWMRGREQKAPDEPQPVKMPENNSVVEATWNDVQLEDSLGMEVGYRLIPMVDFQQDGELLGRIRSIRKKFAQDMGFLPPVVHIRDNMDLQPARYRILMKGVEIGSGDAYPGRWLAINPGTAAGSLPGEKTVDPAFGLDAIWIESALKEQAQIQGFTVVEASTVVATHLNHLIGQFAAELFGRQEAQQLLDRVSQEMPKLTEDLVPGVVTLTTLHKVLQNLLDEKVPIRDMRTILETLAEHAPLQNDPHELTAVVRVALGRAITQQWFPGNEEVQVIGLDTPLERLLLQALQGGGGLEPGLADRLLAQTQEALSRQEMLGAPPVLLVNHALRPLLARFLRRSIPQLVVLSNMELSDNRHIRMTATIGGK; encoded by the coding sequence ATGGCTAATCTGGTCGCGATGCTGCGTCTGCCCAGCAACCTGAAATCCACGCAATGGCAAATTCTTGCCGGACCGATCCTCATCCTGCTGATCCTGTCGATGATGGTGTTGCCGCTGCCGGCTTTCGTCCTCGATTTGCTGTTTACGTTTAACATTGCGCTGTCGATCATGGTGCTGTTGGTGGCCATGTTCACCCAGCGTACGCTGGAGTTTGCCGCATTCCCGACGATTTTGCTGTTTACCACATTATTGCGCCTCGCCCTGAACGTCGCATCGACGCGTATTATTTTAATGGAAGGACATACCGGCGCGGCGGCGGCGGGGAAGGTGGTTGAAGCCTTTGGTCACTTCCTGGTGGGCGGTAACTTTGCTATCGGTATCGTGGTCTTCGTTATTCTCGTCATCATTAACTTTATGGTAATTACCAAAGGTGCAGGGCGTATCGCTGAGGTTGGCGCGCGCTTCGTGCTGGACGGTATGCCCGGCAAGCAGATGGCGATTGATGCGGATTTGAATGCCGGTCTGATTGGCGAAGATGAAGCTAAAAAACGGCGCTCGGAAGTGACGCAGGAAGCGGATTTCTACGGCTCTATGGACGGTGCGAGTAAATTCGTACGTGGAGATGCCATTGCCGGTATTTTGATTATGGTTATCAACGTGGTTGGCGGCCTGTTAGTTGGGGTGTTGCAGCATGGTATGAGCATGGGCAGCGCTGCGGAAAGTTACACCCTACTGACCATCGGTGACGGGCTGGTGGCACAAATTCCTGCGCTGGTAATCTCTACCGCGGCGGGGGTTATCGTGACCCGCGTGAGTACCGACCAGGACGTAGGCGAACAGATGGTGACCCAACTGTTCAGCAATCCCAGCGTTATGCTGCTCAGCGCGGCGGTGCTTGGGCTTTTGGGTCTGGTTCCGGGCATGCCGAACCTGGTGTTTCTGATGTTTACCGCCGCGTTACTGGGCCTGGCATGGTGGATGCGCGGTCGTGAGCAAAAAGCGCCGGATGAACCGCAACCGGTGAAAATGCCGGAAAACAACTCCGTGGTGGAAGCAACGTGGAACGACGTACAGCTTGAAGATTCCCTGGGAATGGAGGTGGGTTATCGCCTGATCCCGATGGTGGACTTTCAGCAGGATGGCGAGTTGCTGGGGCGAATTCGCAGTATTCGTAAGAAATTTGCCCAGGACATGGGCTTCCTGCCGCCGGTGGTACACATCCGCGACAATATGGATCTGCAGCCGGCCCGCTACCGCATTTTGATGAAAGGGGTGGAAATTGGCAGCGGTGATGCCTATCCGGGACGCTGGCTGGCCATTAACCCGGGTACCGCCGCCGGGTCGCTGCCGGGCGAGAAAACGGTCGATCCGGCTTTCGGTCTGGATGCTATCTGGATTGAAAGTGCATTGAAGGAGCAGGCACAAATTCAGGGCTTTACGGTAGTTGAAGCGAGTACCGTTGTCGCGACGCATCTTAACCACCTGATTGGGCAGTTCGCCGCTGAGCTGTTTGGTCGTCAGGAGGCGCAACAGTTACTTGACCGCGTCTCGCAGGAGATGCCGAAGCTGACGGAAGATCTGGTGCCGGGCGTTGTGACGCTCACCACGCTGCATAAAGTGCTGCAGAACTTACTGGACGAGAAAGTACCGATTCGCGATATGCGCACCATTCTTGAAACGCTGGCTGAACATGCGCCGCTGCAAAACGATCCGCATGAACTGACTGCGGTGGTCCGTGTTGCGTTGGGACGTGCCATCACCCAGCAGTGGTTCCCGGGTAATGAAGAAGTTCAGGTTATCGGCCTTGATACTCCACTCGAGCGTTTGCTGCTGCAAGCGCTGCAGGGGGGCGGTGGTCTGGAGCCAGGACTGGCAGACCGACTGCTGGCCCAGACTCAGGAAGCGCTGTCCCGTCAAGAGATGTTGGGCGCGCCGCCGGTCTTGCTGGTCAATCACGCGTTGCGTCCGTTACTGGCACGCTTTTTACGTCGCAGCATACCGCAGCTGGTGGTGTTATCGAACATGGAGCTTTCCGATAACCGCCATATTCGCATGACGGCGACTATTGGAGGCAAATAA
- the tap gene encoding methyl-accepting chemotaxis protein IV has product MFNRIRISTTLFLILILCGVLQIGSNGLSFWAFRDGFQNLNQVERSNQQRAALAQTRAVLLQASTALNKAGTLTALSYPPEDIKTLMTLARDSLAQSEMMFKRFLATSDTTEQGKALFGATEKNFNQWHSALEHQATWLENNQLSDFLTAPVQAAQDAFDANVNAWQNNIDSVLQTAGEQSQRNYHMSGVIFATMVVLAALLTSGALYWSRKMIVQPLAIVGSHFDSIAAGNLARPVAVYGRNEISAIFASLKKMQQALRETVSEVRQSSSAMHSGISEIAMGNNDLSSRTEQQAAALAQTAASMEQLTATVGQNADNARQASGIAKSAADTAHKGGEQTSRVASTMHEISASSQKIGDIIGVIDSIAFQTNILALNAAVEAARAGEQGRGFAVVAGEVRNLASRSAQAAKEIKGLIEESVTRVHQGSQLVDMAARTMTEIVSSVTRVNDIMGEIASASDEQRRGIEQVAQAVSQMDSVTQQNAGLVEEAASATGQLATQADNLSACVAFFKLEEQTVAKQELAQPQVVPVVS; this is encoded by the coding sequence ATGTTTAATCGTATTCGAATTTCGACCACGCTGTTTTTGATTTTAATCCTCTGCGGTGTTTTGCAGATTGGCAGTAATGGCTTGTCCTTCTGGGCATTTCGGGACGGTTTTCAGAACCTGAATCAGGTCGAACGGAGTAATCAGCAACGCGCTGCGCTGGCCCAAACCCGCGCTGTGTTATTACAGGCCAGTACGGCCCTTAATAAGGCAGGGACGCTGACCGCCCTGAGCTATCCGCCAGAGGACATCAAAACGCTGATGACCCTCGCGCGCGATAGCCTGGCGCAGTCTGAAATGATGTTTAAACGTTTTTTGGCGACGTCGGATACCACGGAACAAGGCAAGGCGCTGTTTGGCGCAACCGAGAAAAATTTCAACCAGTGGCACAGCGCGCTCGAGCATCAGGCCACCTGGCTTGAAAATAATCAGTTGTCAGATTTTCTGACCGCGCCGGTGCAGGCGGCTCAAGATGCTTTTGATGCGAATGTGAATGCGTGGCAGAACAACATCGACAGCGTGTTGCAAACGGCAGGCGAGCAGAGCCAGCGAAATTACCATATGTCAGGGGTGATTTTCGCCACCATGGTGGTACTGGCGGCACTGCTCACCAGCGGCGCGCTGTACTGGTCGCGCAAGATGATTGTTCAGCCGCTGGCGATCGTGGGCAGTCATTTCGACAGCATTGCCGCAGGTAATCTGGCCAGGCCTGTAGCGGTTTACGGGCGCAATGAGATCTCGGCAATTTTTGCCAGTCTGAAGAAGATGCAGCAGGCGCTGCGTGAAACGGTAAGCGAAGTACGCCAGAGCAGTTCAGCCATGCATAGTGGCATTTCAGAAATCGCGATGGGCAATAACGATTTATCTTCGCGAACTGAACAGCAGGCGGCCGCGCTGGCGCAAACGGCAGCCAGCATGGAACAACTGACCGCTACCGTCGGGCAGAATGCGGATAACGCGCGCCAGGCGTCAGGCATTGCCAAAAGTGCGGCAGACACCGCGCATAAAGGCGGTGAACAGACGTCACGGGTTGCCAGCACCATGCATGAGATTTCCGCCAGCTCGCAGAAAATTGGCGACATCATCGGCGTGATTGACAGTATTGCCTTCCAGACCAATATCCTGGCGCTGAATGCCGCGGTAGAGGCCGCCCGCGCGGGAGAACAGGGGCGCGGTTTTGCCGTTGTCGCGGGTGAAGTACGCAATCTGGCAAGCCGTAGCGCACAGGCGGCGAAAGAAATTAAAGGACTCATTGAGGAGTCCGTCACTCGGGTACATCAGGGATCGCAACTGGTTGATATGGCTGCGCGCACGATGACTGAAATTGTCAGCTCGGTTACCCGGGTTAACGACATCATGGGCGAGATTGCCTCTGCTTCTGATGAACAGCGCAGGGGGATCGAGCAGGTGGCACAGGCCGTCAGCCAGATGGACTCAGTGACGCAGCAAAACGCCGGGCTGGTGGAAGAAGCCGCATCCGCCACCGGACAACTCGCCACGCAGGCCGATAATCTTTCCGCCTGTGTCGCATTTTTTAAGCTTGAAGAACAAACAGTAGCAAAACAAGAGTTGGCGCAGCCGCAGGTTGTGCCCGTTGTATCCTGA
- the cheY gene encoding chemotaxis response regulator CheY, protein MADKELKFLVVDDFSTMRRIVRNLLKELGFNNVEEAEDGVDALNKLQAGGFGFVISDWNMPNMDGLELLKTIRADGGMSALPVLMVTAEAKKENIIAAAQAGASGYVVKPFTAATLEEKLNKIFEKLGM, encoded by the coding sequence ATGGCGGATAAAGAGCTTAAGTTTTTGGTTGTGGATGACTTTTCCACCATGCGTCGCATCGTGCGTAACCTGCTCAAAGAGCTGGGTTTCAACAATGTTGAAGAAGCTGAAGACGGCGTGGACGCGCTGAATAAGCTGCAGGCTGGGGGATTTGGTTTTGTCATTTCCGACTGGAACATGCCGAATATGGATGGCCTGGAACTGCTAAAAACCATTCGTGCAGATGGCGGGATGTCTGCGTTGCCGGTGCTGATGGTGACGGCGGAAGCGAAGAAAGAGAACATTATTGCGGCAGCACAGGCAGGCGCCAGTGGTTATGTCGTGAAGCCATTCACAGCGGCGACGCTGGAAGAGAAACTCAATAAAATCTTTGAGAAACTGGGCATGTGA
- the cheR gene encoding protein-glutamate O-methyltransferase CheR: MTSSLPTGQTSLLLQMTQRLALSDAHFRRICQLIYQRAGIVLADHKRDMVYNRLVRRLRTLGLDDFGRYLSMLEANQNSAEWQAFINSLTTNLTAFFREGHHFPVLSDHARRRSGEYRVWSAAASTGEEPYSIAITLADTLGMAPGRWRVFASDIDTEVLEKARSGIYRLDELKTLSPQQLQRYFMRGTGPHEGLVRVRQELAGHVEFSSVNLLDKQYNVPGPFDAIFCRNVMIYFDKTTQQDILHRFVPLLKPDGLLFAGHSENFSNLVREFSLRGQTVYAHAPGKDKA, translated from the coding sequence ATGACATCATCTCTGCCCACCGGGCAAACGTCATTATTGTTACAGATGACACAGCGCCTCGCGCTGTCTGACGCGCATTTTCGTCGGATATGTCAATTAATCTACCAGCGTGCGGGGATCGTACTGGCCGACCATAAGCGGGACATGGTTTATAACCGCCTGGTCCGCCGTCTGCGAACCCTGGGGCTGGATGACTTTGGTCGCTATCTCAGCATGCTGGAAGCTAACCAGAACAGTGCTGAGTGGCAGGCTTTTATTAACTCCCTGACCACCAACCTGACCGCGTTTTTTCGCGAAGGACATCATTTTCCGGTGCTGTCGGATCATGCTCGTCGGCGCAGCGGTGAATACCGGGTCTGGAGCGCGGCGGCGTCAACCGGAGAAGAGCCGTACAGCATTGCGATTACCCTCGCCGATACCTTGGGTATGGCACCGGGCCGCTGGCGTGTTTTTGCCAGCGACATTGATACCGAAGTACTGGAAAAGGCCAGAAGCGGCATTTACCGTCTCGATGAGCTAAAGACGCTGTCACCCCAGCAGCTGCAGCGATATTTCATGCGCGGCACCGGTCCGCATGAAGGGCTGGTACGTGTTCGGCAGGAACTGGCGGGGCATGTTGAATTTTCCAGCGTCAATTTACTCGACAAGCAGTACAACGTGCCAGGACCGTTCGACGCCATATTTTGCCGTAACGTGATGATCTATTTCGATAAAACGACGCAGCAGGACATTTTGCATCGTTTTGTTCCTCTTCTTAAACCAGATGGGCTGCTGTTTGCAGGTCATTCAGAAAACTTTAGCAACCTCGTGCGCGAGTTTAGCCTGCGTGGACAGACCGTGTATGCGCATGCGCCAGGTAAGGATAAAGCATGA
- the flhB gene encoding flagellar biosynthesis protein FlhB: MAEESDDDKTEAPTPHRLEKAREEGQIPRSKELTSLLILLVGVCIIWIGGESLARRLAGMLSAGLRFDHSMVNDPNLILSQIILLIKDAMIALLPLITGVVLVALISPVMLGGLIFSGKSLQPKFSKLNPLPGIKRMFSAQTGAELLKAILKSTLVGSVAGFYLWHNWPAMMRLMAESPITAMGNALDLVGMCALLVVLGVIPMVGFDVFFQIYSHLKKLRMSRQDIRDEFKQSEGDPHVKGKIRQMQRAAAQRRMMADVPKADVIVTNPTHYSVALKYDENKMSAPKVVAKGAGLVALRIREIGAEHRVPTLEAPPLARALYRHAEIGQQIPGQLYAAVAEVLAWVWQLKRWRLAGGKRPPQPENLPVPEALDFMNEKNTDG; encoded by the coding sequence GTGGCAGAAGAAAGCGACGACGACAAAACAGAAGCCCCCACACCCCACCGACTTGAAAAAGCAAGGGAAGAAGGGCAGATCCCCCGATCCAAAGAGCTGACCTCACTGCTTATTTTGCTGGTGGGCGTGTGCATTATCTGGATTGGCGGGGAGTCGCTTGCCCGCAGGCTGGCCGGCATGCTGTCTGCCGGACTACGTTTTGACCACAGTATGGTCAACGACCCTAACCTGATCCTCAGCCAAATCATTCTGCTGATTAAAGACGCGATGATTGCGCTGTTACCGTTGATTACCGGCGTCGTTCTGGTGGCATTAATCTCCCCGGTGATGCTCGGCGGCTTGATCTTCAGCGGTAAATCTCTGCAGCCCAAGTTCTCTAAGCTGAATCCGCTGCCGGGTATTAAACGCATGTTTTCAGCGCAAACCGGGGCTGAACTGCTGAAAGCGATACTGAAGTCCACGCTGGTAGGCAGCGTAGCCGGGTTTTATCTCTGGCATAACTGGCCGGCGATGATGCGGCTGATGGCAGAATCTCCGATTACGGCGATGGGCAACGCCCTGGATTTAGTCGGCATGTGCGCGCTGTTGGTGGTACTGGGCGTTATTCCGATGGTGGGGTTCGACGTCTTTTTCCAGATTTACAGCCATCTGAAAAAGCTGCGTATGTCACGCCAGGATATCCGGGACGAATTTAAGCAAAGCGAAGGCGACCCGCACGTTAAGGGCAAAATACGCCAAATGCAGCGCGCGGCCGCTCAGCGTCGCATGATGGCGGATGTGCCGAAAGCGGACGTGATTGTTACCAACCCCACGCACTATTCGGTGGCGTTGAAGTATGACGAGAACAAAATGAGCGCGCCGAAAGTTGTCGCTAAAGGCGCGGGACTGGTGGCGCTGCGCATTCGTGAGATTGGCGCCGAGCATCGTGTCCCTACATTAGAAGCGCCGCCGCTGGCGCGTGCGCTATATCGCCATGCTGAGATTGGTCAGCAAATACCGGGTCAATTATATGCTGCCGTTGCTGAAGTACTGGCATGGGTATGGCAGCTAAAACGCTGGCGTCTCGCCGGCGGCAAGCGTCCACCACAACCTGAAAACCTTCCGGTGCCTGAAGCACTGGATTTCATGAACGAGAAGAATACTGATGGCTAA
- the cheZ gene encoding protein phosphatase CheZ yields the protein MMQPQIKPADEHSAGDIIARIGSLTRMLRDSLRELGLDQAIAEAAEAIPDARDRLDYVVQMTAQAAERALNSVEASQPHQDAMEKGAKDLTKRWDEWFENPIELSDARELVTDTRQFLGDVPGHTSFTNAQLLDIMMAQDFQDLTGQVIKRMMDVIQEIERQLLMVLLENIPEQGARPKRENESLLNGPQVDASKAGVVASQDQVDDLLDSLGF from the coding sequence ATGATGCAACCACAAATTAAACCTGCTGACGAACACTCAGCAGGGGACATCATCGCGCGCATCGGCAGTTTGACCCGAATGCTGCGCGACAGTCTGCGTGAACTGGGGCTGGATCAGGCCATTGCCGAAGCGGCAGAAGCCATTCCAGATGCCCGCGATCGTCTCGATTACGTTGTGCAGATGACTGCACAGGCAGCGGAGCGCGCGCTGAACAGCGTGGAGGCTTCGCAGCCGCATCAGGACGCAATGGAAAAAGGGGCCAAAGACCTGACTAAACGCTGGGACGAATGGTTCGAAAATCCGATCGAGCTGTCCGACGCCCGTGAACTGGTTACCGATACCCGTCAGTTCCTTGGCGATGTGCCAGGACATACCAGCTTTACTAACGCTCAACTGCTGGACATCATGATGGCGCAGGATTTCCAGGACCTCACCGGTCAGGTCATCAAGCGCATGATGGATGTTATCCAGGAGATTGAACGCCAACTGCTGATGGTTCTGCTGGAAAACATTCCGGAACAGGGCGCACGTCCAAAACGTGAAAACGAAAGCTTGCTGAACGGCCCGCAGGTTGACGCCTCGAAAGCCGGCGTGGTGGCAAGTCAGGATCAGGTTGACGACCTGCTGGACAGCCTCGGTTTCTGA